The following are from one region of the Andrena cerasifolii isolate SP2316 chromosome 1, iyAndCera1_principal, whole genome shotgun sequence genome:
- the LOC143374652 gene encoding uncharacterized protein LOC143374652 isoform X4, whose product MLYLQQDAADMIRSVLVRSLICFSLFRMYRMHHMYSSKKGDPLCPLGFHPQVRWPTRCKRCFRDYKEHGGKKDNLRDITSSTPSLSFDQSSGRSSENGRRVWSSATNLAKDDYKGSSEMSNAAAGWTSLMDLSAIDKEEERLEARRPPKLQIRQVIDNSNVSASENDVEFIIQSEMQKLRAQLVELQARCEKAEKEKSEILMRRLSNMDTISSKSSPSEVQKLQKKNEALAQEKTSLLTKVRELEKEVNAKTFRGERDREKEELRSKLKAAENLCENLMDENEDMKKEIRQLEEEIYELQDTFRDEQADEHVRLRKSLEQSNKNCRILSFKLRKVERKVEELDTEKTTLEKKYEEVKKVEETLKKIKNEFQSRSQKKPTDFTSKVQLKKMVDEMEKEIGDMMIVFANIADGKDVDIQEMNSKDHAKYGKLLKEYEILKEELDTVTKELSNEKEKKKAQPNAKADDKNTDLQNMRKKLDEAVATRETERKAWDQDKTALLEEKEKLKSKLLSLSAEKLKVYNEVVQLKKDLETAKTSEKEGAKMEKTISELKKELSQEQERYKKLQDELSAYTERESKMTQSMTSFEQTKAKLDAEVKRLKKELESTKSSTSGKLNDLATQLSELKKEKEKLLSQVDQEKQSKESEVSALKKKIGSLEKTGLNTKRINELRQTYNEKILTSYITDLENELKVGQQEYNNLNDKYTELGNLKQQFELDNESLNSKLREQYTELISIRKELESMRQSIKLKESEWKSEKAALENRVRESELPNKAMITDLTNDISNLKKENNTLVTRLEDLRKANDDLSDKLKDYESVAKIHQSMTPDIKALESEIRRLKNALEAMEKAKKADLAQCKMRYEHRITAINDEIQTIQNQLSRYKRERDTYKHMLEGAQKTIGELKSARGRTHSNASSAKSDEEEETSGTSIVVLEREITNLEDEVSEARLEASRLKAELVSEKSASHVKVSELHSRINELEEERVLTSGRTKIPGLKVRMELAWQKEREEHQRLLQETATLARDLRQTLFEIERERAKERLENKRRQDQLKKVYDEEKEESRKKLLELQCDLLELRDAHAKLRTSNEKMRREKERHEQEREELREVITRRSKQEQGELRNINVLLQQVNDLTKLFPELNGIAENGTSNSYTPTPPRRLRGPKSRESSPMLDTKGDIRGSNSQLVERTEKLEYTVRKLMDVARELKESKRAADEVNATRLKKLGKRATSVESDPGKGLTTTRSKPRLKRKSLSLEQTSARNEDSQRIWGTDSNMSSLQSLEGSEIDGRTLSLQRDSSVDSRLSTGSTKSEMLEREKKHGKGLMKKIATKLTKSASVDDPNVSMDLSLQTSGSETSITEKTEKKNLKKKLTDMFKRSSRSGSVEKKSNSTNHSRPPSRNSTTSNK is encoded by the exons ATGTTGTATTTGCAGCAGGATGCTGCGGATATGATAAGATCAGTCTTGGTGCGTTCATTAATCTGCTTTTCTCTGTTTCGTATGTATAGAATGCACCACATGTATTCGTCGAAGAAAGGAGATCCCCTCTGCCCCCTTGGCTTCCATCCCCAAGTGCGGTGGCCAACACGCTGTAAACGATGCTTTAG GGATTACAAAGAACATGGGGGCAAGAAAGACAACTTGAGGGACATCACATCGTCTACGCCTAGTCTCTCCTTCGATCAGTCATCAGGCCG TTCCTCGGAAAATGGACGAAGAGTTTGGTCATCCGCAACGAATTTGGCGAAAGATGATTACAAGGGTAGTTCGGAAATGTCGAATGCAGCAGCTGGCTGGACATCTCTCATGGATCTTTCTGCAATCGACAAAGAAGAAGAACGATTGGAGG CCAGGAGACCACCGAAATTGCAGATCAGACAGGTGATAGATAACAGCAACGTAAGCGCCTCGGAGAACGACGTGGAGTTCATCATTCAG AGTGAAATGCAGAAATTGAGGGCACAATTGGTCGAACTGCAAGCCCGATGCGAGAAGGCGGAGAAGGAGAAGAGCGAGATCTTGATGAGACGGTTGTCAAACATGGACACCATATCCAGCAAAAGCTCGCCGAGCGAGGTGCAGAAGCTGCAAAAAAAGAATGAAG CGCTCGCGCAAGAGAAGACCAGTCTGCTGACGAAAGTAAGGGAACTCGAGAAGGAAGTAAACGCGAAGACGTTCAGGGGAGAAAGGGACAGGGAGAAAGAGGAGCTCCGGTCGAAATTGAAGGCTGCAGAGAATCTGTGCGAGAACCTGATGGATGAGAATGAAGATATGAAGAAAGAGATCCGACAATTGGAAGAAGAAATATATGAATTGCAAGATACTTTCAG GGACGAGCAAGCGGACGAGCACGTCCGTCTGCGAAAAAGTTTGGaacagtcgaataaaaattgtcgAATTTTATCGTTCAAGCTGAGGAAGGTGGAGCGAAAGGTGGAGGAATTGGACACTGAGAAAACTACTCTAGAGAAGAAGTATGAAGAG GTGAAAAAAGTCGAGGAAACATTAAAGAAGATTAAGAATGAATTCCAAAGTAGGTCTCAGAAGAAGCCGACCGACTTTACGAGTAAAGTGCAGCTGAAGAAAATGGTGGACGAGatggagaaagaaatag GGGATATGATGATCGTTTTCGCGAACATCGCCGATGGCAAAGACGTCGACATTCAGGAAATGAATTCCAAGGATCATGCAAAGTACGGCAAACTACTGAAGGAGTACGAAATATTGAAAGAGGAGCTCGATACCGTGACGAAGGAGTTGTCAAatgagaaggagaagaagaaagcaCAGCCAAACGCGAAGGCGGATGACAAGAATACAGATCTACAAAACA TGAGAAAGAAGCTGGACGAGGCAGTGGCCACGAGGGAAACAGAAAGGAAGGCCTGGGACCAAGATAAAACCGCGCTATTGGAGGAGAAAGAAAAGTTGAAGTCGAAGCTCCTGTCCCTATCCGCTGAGAAGCTTAAAGTGTACAACGAAGTTGTGCAACTGAAGAAGGACTTAG AAACGGCCAAGACGTCGGAGAAGGAGGGCGCAAAAATGGAGAAAACGATAAGCGAGCTGAAGAAGGAACTGTCACAGGAACAGGAGAGGTATAAGAAGCTGCAGGATGAGTTGTCAGCGTACACAGAACGGGAATCGAAGATGACACAGTCGATGACGTCC TTCGAACAGACGAAAGCCAAGCTGGACGCCGAAGTGAAGCGGCTGAAGAAGGAATTAGAGAGCACAAAATCCTCGACTTCTGGGAAATTGAACGACCTGGCAACACAGCTTTCAGAActgaagaaagagaaagagaagctGTTGTCTCAGGTCGATCAAGAGAAACAGTCGAAGGAATCTGAAGTGTCCGCGCTGAAGAAGAAGATCGGTTCGTTGGAGAAGACGGGATTGAACACGAAACGGATAAACGAGCTGAGGCAGACGTATAATGAGAAGATTTTGA CATCGTATATTACAGACTTGGAAAATGAGTTGAAGGTGGGCCAGCAGGAGTATAACAATCTAAATGATAAGTATACTGAACTGGGAAATTTGAAACAGCAGTTCGAGTTGGATAATGAATCTCTAAACAG CAAATTACGGGAACAATATACTGAACTCATCAGCATCCGCAAAGAGCTAGAATCAATGCGGCAGTCCATCAAACTGAAGGAGAGCGAGTGGAAGTCAGAGAAAGCTGCCTTAGAA AACCGTGTACGGGAGAGCGAGTTGCCAAACAAAGCGATGATAACAGATTTAACCAACGACATCAGTAATTTGAAGAAGGAGAACAATACCTTGGTAACACGGTTAGAAGACTTAAGAAAGGCG AACGATGATCTCTCGGACAAATTgaaagattatgaatcagtgGCGAAGATCCATCAATCCATGACACCGGACATCAAGGCCCTGGAGTCAGAGATACGGAGGTTGAAGAATGCCCTGGAGGCTATGGAGAAGGCGAAGAAGGCGGACCTGGCGCAGTGCAAGATGAGATACGAGCACAGAATCACGGCCATTAACGATGAGATCCAAACCATTCAGAATCAATTGTCCCGATACAAACGCGAGCGTGACACGTACAAGCACATGCTGGAAGGTGCACAGAAGACTATTGGCGAATTGAAGTCTGCTAGAGGTAGAACACACTCGAACGCGTCTTCCGCCAAGTCCGACGAG GAGGAGGAAACGTCTGGTACCAGTATAGTGGTTCTTGAAAGGGAGATCACTAACCTGGAAGATGAAGTCTCTGAAGCGAGATTAGAAGCCTCCCGGCTGAAGGCTGAATTGGTGTCCGAGAAATCAGCCAGTCACGTTAAAGTGTCTGAACTTCACTCGCGCATCAACGAG CTCGAGGAGGAACGAGTGCTCACCAGTGGCAGGACAAAGATTCCAGGCTTGAAAGTTCGCATGGAGTTAGCCTGGCAAAAAGAGAGGGAGGAGCATCAGAGGCTGTTGCAAGAAACGGCTACGTTGGCGAGGGACTTGCGGCAAACTTTGTTCGAA ATCGAGAGAGAACGTGCCAAAGAGCGTCTAGAAAACAAGAGACGACAGGACCAGTTGAAGAAGGTGTACGACGAAGAGAAGGAAGAGAGCAGGAAGAAGCTGCTGGAG CTGCAATGCGACTTGCTCGAACTGAGGGACGCCCACGCGAAGCTGAGGACCAGCAACGAGAAGATGAGGCGGGAGAAGGAACGACACGAACAGGAGCGAGAGGAGCTCAGAGAGGTGATCACCAGGAGATCCAAGCAGGAACAGGGAGAGCTGCGAAATATTAATGTACTGCTGCAACAAGTCAACGACTTGACAAAACTTTTCCCTGAACTGAACGGCATAGCTGAAAATGGAACGTCAAATAGTTACACGCCGACACCGCCCAGACGATTAAGG GGACCAAAATCGAGGGAATCGTCGCCAATGTTGGACACAAAAGGGGATATAAGAG GGTCGAATTCACAGTTAGTCGAAAGAACAGAGAAGTTAGAGTACACCGTTAGGAAACTGATGGACGTGGCAAGGGAGCTGAAGGAGTCTAAGAGAGCTGCGGATGAAGTCAATGCGACACGACTGAAGAAACTTGGAAAAAG AGCAACGTCTGTGGAGAGTGATCCAGGAAAAGGTTTAACGACGACCCGCTCGAAACCACGCCTGAAGAGAAAGAGTTTGTCTTTGGAGCAGACTTCTGCAAGAAACGAGGAT TCTCAGCGTATTTGGGGCACAGACAGCAACATGTCCAGTTTGCAGTCGCTGGAGGGTTCAGAGATCGATGGGCGTACGCTCAGCTTGCAGAGAGATTCCAGCGTGGACAG TCGCCTCTCTACTGGCTCCACGAAGAGTGAGATGCTAGAACGAGAGAAGAAGCACGGGAAAGGCTTGATGAAAAAGATCGCGACTAAGTTGACTAAATCAGCCAGTGTGGACGATCCAAATGTTTCCATGGATCTTTCTCTTCAG ACATCAGGATCTGAGACAAGTATCACCGAGAAGACTGAAAAGAAAAATCTGAAGAAGAAATTAACGGACATGTTCAAAAGAAGCTCTAGAAGTGGCAG CGTGGAGAAGAAGAGCAACTCTACGAATCACAGCAGGCCACCTTCGAGAAACTCTACGACATCTAACAAGTAA
- the LOC143374652 gene encoding uncharacterized protein LOC143374652 isoform X3 has product MLYLQQDAADMIRSVLVRSLICFSLFRMYRMHHMYSSKKGDPLCPLGFHPQVRWPTRCKRCFRDYKEHGGKKDNLRDITSSTPSLSFDQSSGRSSENGRRVWSSATNLAKDDYKGSSEMSNAAAGWTSLMDLSAIDKEEERLEARRPPKLQIRQVIDNSNVSASENDVEFIIQVKKSRPSLSKNAEQNEGRLMNKEEATEKSEMQKLRAQLVELQARCEKAEKEKSEILMRRLSNMDTISSKSSPSEVQKLQKKNEALAQEKTSLLTKVRELEKEVNAKTFRGERDREKEELRSKLKAAENLCENLMDENEDMKKEIRQLEEEIYELQDTFRDEQADEHVRLRKSLEQSNKNCRILSFKLRKVERKVEELDTEKTTLEKKYEEVKKVEETLKKIKNEFQSRSQKKPTDFTSKVQLKKMVDEMEKEIGDMMIVFANIADGKDVDIQEMNSKDHAKYGKLLKEYEILKEELDTVTKELSNEKEKKKAQPNAKADDKNTDLQNMRKKLDEAVATRETERKAWDQDKTALLEEKEKLKSKLLSLSAEKLKVYNEVVQLKKDLETAKTSEKEGAKMEKTISELKKELSQEQERYKKLQDELSAYTERESKMTQSMTSFEQTKAKLDAEVKRLKKELESTKSSTSGKLNDLATQLSELKKEKEKLLSQVDQEKQSKESEVSALKKKIGSLEKTGLNTKRINELRQTYNEKILNLENELKVGQQEYNNLNDKYTELGNLKQQFELDNESLNSKLREQYTELISIRKELESMRQSIKLKESEWKSEKAALENRVRESELPNKAMITDLTNDISNLKKENNTLVTRLEDLRKANDDLSDKLKDYESVAKIHQSMTPDIKALESEIRRLKNALEAMEKAKKADLAQCKMRYEHRITAINDEIQTIQNQLSRYKRERDTYKHMLEGAQKTIGELKSARGRTHSNASSAKSDEEEETSGTSIVVLEREITNLEDEVSEARLEASRLKAELVSEKSASHVKVSELHSRINELEEERVLTSGRTKIPGLKVRMELAWQKEREEHQRLLQETATLARDLRQTLFEIERERAKERLENKRRQDQLKKVYDEEKEESRKKLLELQCDLLELRDAHAKLRTSNEKMRREKERHEQEREELREVITRRSKQEQGELRNINVLLQQVNDLTKLFPELNGIAENGTSNSYTPTPPRRLRGPKSRESSPMLDTKGDIRGSNSQLVERTEKLEYTVRKLMDVARELKESKRAADEVNATRLKKLGKRATSVESDPGKGLTTTRSKPRLKRKSLSLEQTSARNEDSQRIWGTDSNMSSLQSLEGSEIDGRTLSLQRDSSVDSRLSTGSTKSEMLEREKKHGKGLMKKIATKLTKSASVDDPNVSMDLSLQTSGSETSITEKTEKKNLKKKLTDMFKRSSRSGSVEKKSNSTNHSRPPSRNSTTSNK; this is encoded by the exons ATGTTGTATTTGCAGCAGGATGCTGCGGATATGATAAGATCAGTCTTGGTGCGTTCATTAATCTGCTTTTCTCTGTTTCGTATGTATAGAATGCACCACATGTATTCGTCGAAGAAAGGAGATCCCCTCTGCCCCCTTGGCTTCCATCCCCAAGTGCGGTGGCCAACACGCTGTAAACGATGCTTTAG GGATTACAAAGAACATGGGGGCAAGAAAGACAACTTGAGGGACATCACATCGTCTACGCCTAGTCTCTCCTTCGATCAGTCATCAGGCCG TTCCTCGGAAAATGGACGAAGAGTTTGGTCATCCGCAACGAATTTGGCGAAAGATGATTACAAGGGTAGTTCGGAAATGTCGAATGCAGCAGCTGGCTGGACATCTCTCATGGATCTTTCTGCAATCGACAAAGAAGAAGAACGATTGGAGG CCAGGAGACCACCGAAATTGCAGATCAGACAGGTGATAGATAACAGCAACGTAAGCGCCTCGGAGAACGACGTGGAGTTCATCATTCAG GTGAAGAAGTCGCGGCCTAGCCTCTCGAAAAATGCGGAACAAAACGAGGGCCGCCTCATGAATAAGGAGGAAGCCACAGAGAAA AGTGAAATGCAGAAATTGAGGGCACAATTGGTCGAACTGCAAGCCCGATGCGAGAAGGCGGAGAAGGAGAAGAGCGAGATCTTGATGAGACGGTTGTCAAACATGGACACCATATCCAGCAAAAGCTCGCCGAGCGAGGTGCAGAAGCTGCAAAAAAAGAATGAAG CGCTCGCGCAAGAGAAGACCAGTCTGCTGACGAAAGTAAGGGAACTCGAGAAGGAAGTAAACGCGAAGACGTTCAGGGGAGAAAGGGACAGGGAGAAAGAGGAGCTCCGGTCGAAATTGAAGGCTGCAGAGAATCTGTGCGAGAACCTGATGGATGAGAATGAAGATATGAAGAAAGAGATCCGACAATTGGAAGAAGAAATATATGAATTGCAAGATACTTTCAG GGACGAGCAAGCGGACGAGCACGTCCGTCTGCGAAAAAGTTTGGaacagtcgaataaaaattgtcgAATTTTATCGTTCAAGCTGAGGAAGGTGGAGCGAAAGGTGGAGGAATTGGACACTGAGAAAACTACTCTAGAGAAGAAGTATGAAGAG GTGAAAAAAGTCGAGGAAACATTAAAGAAGATTAAGAATGAATTCCAAAGTAGGTCTCAGAAGAAGCCGACCGACTTTACGAGTAAAGTGCAGCTGAAGAAAATGGTGGACGAGatggagaaagaaatag GGGATATGATGATCGTTTTCGCGAACATCGCCGATGGCAAAGACGTCGACATTCAGGAAATGAATTCCAAGGATCATGCAAAGTACGGCAAACTACTGAAGGAGTACGAAATATTGAAAGAGGAGCTCGATACCGTGACGAAGGAGTTGTCAAatgagaaggagaagaagaaagcaCAGCCAAACGCGAAGGCGGATGACAAGAATACAGATCTACAAAACA TGAGAAAGAAGCTGGACGAGGCAGTGGCCACGAGGGAAACAGAAAGGAAGGCCTGGGACCAAGATAAAACCGCGCTATTGGAGGAGAAAGAAAAGTTGAAGTCGAAGCTCCTGTCCCTATCCGCTGAGAAGCTTAAAGTGTACAACGAAGTTGTGCAACTGAAGAAGGACTTAG AAACGGCCAAGACGTCGGAGAAGGAGGGCGCAAAAATGGAGAAAACGATAAGCGAGCTGAAGAAGGAACTGTCACAGGAACAGGAGAGGTATAAGAAGCTGCAGGATGAGTTGTCAGCGTACACAGAACGGGAATCGAAGATGACACAGTCGATGACGTCC TTCGAACAGACGAAAGCCAAGCTGGACGCCGAAGTGAAGCGGCTGAAGAAGGAATTAGAGAGCACAAAATCCTCGACTTCTGGGAAATTGAACGACCTGGCAACACAGCTTTCAGAActgaagaaagagaaagagaagctGTTGTCTCAGGTCGATCAAGAGAAACAGTCGAAGGAATCTGAAGTGTCCGCGCTGAAGAAGAAGATCGGTTCGTTGGAGAAGACGGGATTGAACACGAAACGGATAAACGAGCTGAGGCAGACGTATAATGAGAAGATTTTGA ACTTGGAAAATGAGTTGAAGGTGGGCCAGCAGGAGTATAACAATCTAAATGATAAGTATACTGAACTGGGAAATTTGAAACAGCAGTTCGAGTTGGATAATGAATCTCTAAACAG CAAATTACGGGAACAATATACTGAACTCATCAGCATCCGCAAAGAGCTAGAATCAATGCGGCAGTCCATCAAACTGAAGGAGAGCGAGTGGAAGTCAGAGAAAGCTGCCTTAGAA AACCGTGTACGGGAGAGCGAGTTGCCAAACAAAGCGATGATAACAGATTTAACCAACGACATCAGTAATTTGAAGAAGGAGAACAATACCTTGGTAACACGGTTAGAAGACTTAAGAAAGGCG AACGATGATCTCTCGGACAAATTgaaagattatgaatcagtgGCGAAGATCCATCAATCCATGACACCGGACATCAAGGCCCTGGAGTCAGAGATACGGAGGTTGAAGAATGCCCTGGAGGCTATGGAGAAGGCGAAGAAGGCGGACCTGGCGCAGTGCAAGATGAGATACGAGCACAGAATCACGGCCATTAACGATGAGATCCAAACCATTCAGAATCAATTGTCCCGATACAAACGCGAGCGTGACACGTACAAGCACATGCTGGAAGGTGCACAGAAGACTATTGGCGAATTGAAGTCTGCTAGAGGTAGAACACACTCGAACGCGTCTTCCGCCAAGTCCGACGAG GAGGAGGAAACGTCTGGTACCAGTATAGTGGTTCTTGAAAGGGAGATCACTAACCTGGAAGATGAAGTCTCTGAAGCGAGATTAGAAGCCTCCCGGCTGAAGGCTGAATTGGTGTCCGAGAAATCAGCCAGTCACGTTAAAGTGTCTGAACTTCACTCGCGCATCAACGAG CTCGAGGAGGAACGAGTGCTCACCAGTGGCAGGACAAAGATTCCAGGCTTGAAAGTTCGCATGGAGTTAGCCTGGCAAAAAGAGAGGGAGGAGCATCAGAGGCTGTTGCAAGAAACGGCTACGTTGGCGAGGGACTTGCGGCAAACTTTGTTCGAA ATCGAGAGAGAACGTGCCAAAGAGCGTCTAGAAAACAAGAGACGACAGGACCAGTTGAAGAAGGTGTACGACGAAGAGAAGGAAGAGAGCAGGAAGAAGCTGCTGGAG CTGCAATGCGACTTGCTCGAACTGAGGGACGCCCACGCGAAGCTGAGGACCAGCAACGAGAAGATGAGGCGGGAGAAGGAACGACACGAACAGGAGCGAGAGGAGCTCAGAGAGGTGATCACCAGGAGATCCAAGCAGGAACAGGGAGAGCTGCGAAATATTAATGTACTGCTGCAACAAGTCAACGACTTGACAAAACTTTTCCCTGAACTGAACGGCATAGCTGAAAATGGAACGTCAAATAGTTACACGCCGACACCGCCCAGACGATTAAGG GGACCAAAATCGAGGGAATCGTCGCCAATGTTGGACACAAAAGGGGATATAAGAG GGTCGAATTCACAGTTAGTCGAAAGAACAGAGAAGTTAGAGTACACCGTTAGGAAACTGATGGACGTGGCAAGGGAGCTGAAGGAGTCTAAGAGAGCTGCGGATGAAGTCAATGCGACACGACTGAAGAAACTTGGAAAAAG AGCAACGTCTGTGGAGAGTGATCCAGGAAAAGGTTTAACGACGACCCGCTCGAAACCACGCCTGAAGAGAAAGAGTTTGTCTTTGGAGCAGACTTCTGCAAGAAACGAGGAT TCTCAGCGTATTTGGGGCACAGACAGCAACATGTCCAGTTTGCAGTCGCTGGAGGGTTCAGAGATCGATGGGCGTACGCTCAGCTTGCAGAGAGATTCCAGCGTGGACAG TCGCCTCTCTACTGGCTCCACGAAGAGTGAGATGCTAGAACGAGAGAAGAAGCACGGGAAAGGCTTGATGAAAAAGATCGCGACTAAGTTGACTAAATCAGCCAGTGTGGACGATCCAAATGTTTCCATGGATCTTTCTCTTCAG ACATCAGGATCTGAGACAAGTATCACCGAGAAGACTGAAAAGAAAAATCTGAAGAAGAAATTAACGGACATGTTCAAAAGAAGCTCTAGAAGTGGCAG CGTGGAGAAGAAGAGCAACTCTACGAATCACAGCAGGCCACCTTCGAGAAACTCTACGACATCTAACAAGTAA